A DNA window from Rossellomorea marisflavi contains the following coding sequences:
- the ccsB gene encoding c-type cytochrome biogenesis protein CcsB, translating to MAEWSSNLLYISFITYLVATFFFGGSIRQKNTTETNQRKWGTIGITLTIIGFVAQIGYFFLRWGAAGHAPVSNLFEFTTFFGMMLVGAFIIIYFMYKSTVLGIIALPFAQLVIAYASMFPTEISPLIPALQSDWLKIHVTTVSAGEAILSISFVAGLIYLLKSVDHSKGSRQSFWLETVMFSLVVVLGFVLVSVVFKGMDYQADFNYINQEEKEAVAQYTLPALVGPNEGELQTKGVMEPLVEMPALINAKKLNTVIWSIISGAVLYLLLRLILRKRIAAKMQPMVKNVNLNLMDEIGYRSVLIGFPVFTLGGLIFAMIWAQIAWNRYWGWDPKEVWALVTFLFYAAFLHLRLSKGWHGEKSAWLAVVGVAIILFNLVAVNLIIAGLHSYA from the coding sequence ATGGCAGAATGGAGCAGTAACCTGCTCTACATCTCCTTTATCACATATCTGGTGGCGACGTTCTTCTTTGGTGGTAGCATCCGCCAAAAGAACACGACAGAAACAAATCAGCGCAAATGGGGTACGATCGGGATCACGTTGACGATCATCGGATTCGTTGCGCAAATCGGCTATTTCTTCCTGAGATGGGGGGCGGCAGGTCATGCCCCGGTGAGCAATCTCTTTGAGTTCACCACATTTTTCGGAATGATGCTTGTGGGCGCGTTCATCATCATCTACTTTATGTATAAATCAACCGTTCTAGGAATCATCGCGCTGCCGTTTGCGCAGCTCGTCATTGCCTATGCAAGCATGTTCCCGACGGAAATTTCGCCGCTGATCCCTGCCCTTCAGAGTGACTGGCTGAAGATCCATGTGACGACCGTATCGGCCGGGGAAGCGATCCTTTCCATCAGCTTCGTGGCAGGCTTGATCTACTTGTTGAAATCAGTTGATCATTCAAAGGGGAGCAGACAATCGTTCTGGCTTGAAACCGTCATGTTCTCACTGGTTGTCGTCCTTGGTTTTGTCTTGGTGTCAGTTGTATTCAAAGGCATGGACTACCAGGCAGACTTCAACTATATCAATCAGGAAGAGAAGGAAGCGGTAGCGCAGTATACATTGCCCGCACTCGTAGGGCCGAATGAAGGCGAGCTTCAGACGAAAGGGGTCATGGAACCCCTGGTGGAAATGCCTGCTCTCATCAATGCGAAGAAACTTAATACAGTGATCTGGTCAATCATATCCGGAGCGGTCCTTTATCTTCTCCTCAGGTTGATCCTGCGTAAGCGCATTGCGGCGAAAATGCAGCCTATGGTGAAAAATGTGAACCTGAATCTCATGGATGAAATCGGCTATCGATCCGTCCTGATCGGATTCCCGGTCTTCACACTCGGAGGCTTGATCTTCGCCATGATCTGGGCCCAGATCGCATGGAACCGCTACTGGGGATGGGACCCGAAGGAAGTGTGGGCACTGGTCACCTTCCTCTTCTATGCAGCCTTCCTTCATTTGAGATTATCCAAGGGCTGGCACGGGGAGAAATCGGCATGGCTTGCCGTTGTCGGGGTTGCCATCATCCTTTTCAACCTGGTGGCCGTCAATTTGATCATTGCAGGTTTACACTCGTATGCCTGA
- a CDS encoding spore maturation protein: protein MQWISLVSLWMIPLLIGFILLYGTWKKVPTYESFVEGGKEGIKIAVSIIPFLIGMLVAITIFRESGALEFFVGLIRPGLLAIGIPPEIVPLAIIRPISGTAALGMMSDMVAAYGPDSFIGRLASVLQGSTDTTLYVLTVYFGAVGIRRMGDALKVGLLADVVGIAAAIFVVTLMF, encoded by the coding sequence ATGCAGTGGATTTCTTTGGTTTCCCTCTGGATGATCCCCCTGCTGATCGGCTTCATTCTACTGTACGGCACGTGGAAGAAGGTCCCTACCTATGAATCCTTCGTGGAAGGAGGGAAGGAGGGGATCAAGATCGCCGTGTCGATCATCCCCTTCCTGATCGGCATGCTTGTTGCCATCACAATTTTCAGGGAATCGGGTGCTTTGGAGTTTTTTGTCGGGCTGATAAGACCGGGTCTCCTGGCTATTGGCATCCCACCTGAAATCGTGCCCCTCGCCATCATCCGGCCGATCTCCGGGACGGCCGCATTAGGGATGATGAGCGATATGGTCGCGGCATATGGACCCGACTCCTTCATAGGAAGGCTTGCATCCGTGCTTCAGGGCAGTACAGATACGACACTGTACGTCTTGACCGTCTACTTCGGTGCTGTAGGGATCCGCAGGATGGGGGACGCGTTGAAGGTCGGTCTTCTCGCCGATGTGGTCGGCATCGCAGCGGCGATCTTCGTGGTGACCCTGATGTTCTGA
- a CDS encoding pseudouridine synthase, with protein MERLQKVIAHSGVASRRKAEQLIIEGKVKVNGKVVKELGTKVAASDRVDVSGVQIERENKVYYMLYKPRSVISAVTDDKNRQVVTDFFQEIDERIYPIGRLDYETSGLLLLTNDGEFANLLMHPSNEIEKTYVARVKGIPSKFKLKELEKGVKLEDGRTAPAKVKMLSMDKKQGKSIIEITIHEGRNRQVRRMFEHIGYPVQKLKRERYGSLTLQGLTAGEGRELTPHEVKQLRTLAESAANK; from the coding sequence GTGGAACGTTTACAAAAAGTTATTGCACACAGCGGTGTCGCATCAAGGCGCAAGGCTGAGCAGCTGATCATAGAAGGTAAAGTCAAAGTGAATGGGAAAGTCGTCAAAGAATTGGGAACCAAGGTAGCGGCTTCCGACCGGGTGGATGTCTCCGGAGTCCAGATCGAACGGGAAAATAAGGTCTATTATATGCTTTACAAACCGAGAAGCGTCATTTCTGCCGTGACCGATGATAAGAATCGTCAGGTCGTGACGGATTTCTTCCAGGAAATCGACGAGAGGATCTACCCGATCGGTCGTCTTGACTACGAAACATCAGGCTTGTTGCTCCTTACGAATGACGGAGAGTTCGCGAACCTCCTCATGCACCCGAGCAATGAAATCGAAAAGACGTACGTCGCGAGGGTAAAGGGCATCCCATCCAAGTTCAAGCTGAAGGAACTTGAGAAGGGTGTGAAGCTCGAGGACGGAAGAACCGCTCCTGCGAAAGTGAAAATGCTCAGCATGGACAAGAAGCAAGGGAAGTCCATCATCGAAATCACGATCCACGAAGGCCGGAATCGTCAGGTCCGCCGCATGTTCGAGCATATCGGATACCCGGTGCAGAAGCTGAAGCGTGAGCGCTATGGCTCCCTTACCCTCCAGGGTCTGACCGCAGGGGAAGGAAGAGAGCTGACCCCTCACGAAGTCAAGCAGCTCCGCACGTTGGCAGAATCAGCCGCCAACAAATAA
- the resA gene encoding thiol-disulfide oxidoreductase ResA: MNKKKRRLMIRSVILLILVSAVGYTLYANFTKEDRGKLQVGDQAPDFVLKDMEGNTHQLSDYKGQGVFLNFWGTWCKPCEREMPYMNNQYKKYEDKGVQILAVNVGQSDFLINSFSSKHGLEFPIVVDKEEEVQNAYGIDPLPTTMLINPDGKIDKIITGTMSEEDIIEDLESIKP; this comes from the coding sequence ATGAATAAGAAAAAACGCAGGTTGATGATCCGGTCGGTCATCTTACTGATACTGGTGTCGGCCGTCGGTTATACGCTGTATGCCAATTTCACCAAGGAGGATCGTGGAAAGCTACAGGTGGGGGACCAGGCCCCTGATTTTGTCCTTAAAGACATGGAAGGCAACACCCATCAGCTTTCCGACTACAAAGGCCAGGGCGTATTCCTGAATTTTTGGGGAACGTGGTGCAAACCATGTGAACGTGAGATGCCCTATATGAACAATCAGTATAAGAAATATGAGGATAAAGGCGTTCAGATCCTTGCGGTGAATGTAGGGCAGTCGGACTTCCTGATCAACAGCTTCTCCTCGAAGCACGGGCTGGAATTCCCGATTGTCGTCGATAAGGAAGAAGAAGTGCAGAATGCCTACGGAATCGATCCGCTTCCGACGACCATGCTGATCAATCCCGATGGGAAGATCGACAAGATCATCACGGGGACGATGTCAGAAGAAGATATCATAGAAGACCTGGAGAGTATCAAGCCATAA
- a CDS encoding DUF309 domain-containing protein translates to MTQHPTPYIEFLAHFNGSRDYFECHEVLEEYWKETDPGNRDSHWVGLIQIAVGMYHFRRQNLKGAERMIRKGTENLKCHRPVMTRLGLDESRLFSILAETEERIREEMPYRSVSLPIKDPDLLRSVQQWCSRNGYGWCIPSDLTDHELIHRHSRRDRSQVIQERKEALLRKKRN, encoded by the coding sequence ATGACACAACACCCCACCCCCTATATCGAATTCCTCGCCCACTTCAATGGAAGCAGGGATTACTTTGAGTGCCATGAAGTCCTTGAAGAATATTGGAAAGAAACCGATCCCGGCAACAGGGACTCACATTGGGTCGGCCTCATCCAGATTGCCGTCGGGATGTATCATTTCCGCAGGCAGAACTTGAAGGGTGCGGAACGCATGATCCGTAAGGGTACGGAGAACCTGAAGTGCCACCGTCCGGTCATGACGAGGCTCGGACTTGATGAAAGCCGTCTGTTTTCCATATTGGCCGAAACGGAAGAGCGCATACGTGAAGAAATGCCCTACCGCAGTGTCAGCCTCCCCATAAAGGATCCGGACCTGCTCCGATCCGTTCAGCAATGGTGCAGCCGCAACGGGTACGGCTGGTGTATCCCGAGTGATCTGACCGATCACGAGCTGATTCATCGCCATTCACGCAGAGATCGCTC
- a CDS encoding segregation/condensation protein A has translation MEYNVKIEAFEGPMDLLLHLINSLEIDIYDIPMAQITEQYMIYVHAMKDLQLDVASEYLVMAATLLAIKSKMLLPKYDEDSLDEEIEFEEEDPRGELVERLIEYRKFKEAATELRSREEERGQVFTKPPSDLSEYIEDSNLKDSIGQVTVYDMLGAFNKLLRRKKLQKPVQTRITRQEISIEKRMDEILVSLQSLRKRTTFTSLFPSDQKDHLVVTFLAVLELMKRQKIRVDQEENFTEIFVEASEEVGLVGQT, from the coding sequence ATGGAATACAATGTGAAAATTGAAGCGTTCGAGGGTCCGATGGATCTTCTTCTGCATCTGATCAATTCACTGGAAATCGATATCTATGATATCCCCATGGCACAGATTACCGAGCAATATATGATCTATGTGCATGCCATGAAGGACCTTCAGCTCGATGTAGCGAGCGAGTATCTTGTGATGGCCGCGACGCTTCTTGCGATCAAGAGCAAAATGCTTCTGCCGAAATACGATGAAGATTCCCTTGATGAAGAGATCGAATTCGAAGAGGAAGATCCGAGGGGCGAACTGGTGGAAAGACTGATCGAATACCGCAAATTCAAAGAAGCTGCGACGGAACTCCGGAGCAGGGAAGAAGAGCGGGGGCAGGTCTTCACGAAGCCGCCAAGCGACCTATCTGAATACATAGAGGATTCAAATCTGAAAGACAGCATCGGGCAAGTCACGGTCTATGATATGCTCGGTGCATTCAATAAATTATTGCGACGCAAAAAGCTCCAGAAGCCTGTGCAAACGAGAATCACCAGGCAGGAGATTTCCATAGAAAAACGAATGGATGAAATTTTAGTGAGCCTGCAAAGTTTGAGGAAGCGAACAACCTTCACCAGCCTTTTCCCCTCCGATCAAAAAGATCATCTGGTTGTCACATTCCTGGCCGTTCTTGAACTGATGAAACGTCAAAAGATCAGAGTCGACCAGGAAGAGAATTTCACGGAAATTTTTGTGGAAGCAAGTGAGGAGGTAGGACTAGTTGGACAAACGTAA
- the resB gene encoding cytochrome c biogenesis protein ResB has product MKEIKCVCGHVNPNGTVLCESCGRALTEEAKKEKLHDMRYEGSARRSQTYSKSIIDKIWNFFSSVKVGVWLIVLTLIASALGTVLPQEEYIPGGRPPEEFYGDVYGFFGDLYYTLGFHDLYSSWWYLLLVASIGVSLVICSLDRVIPLHRALKNQRVDRHEGFLKRQRFYGKTVASSIEPTAMDDVKKRLSDKKYKIREKDGSILAEKNRFSRWGPYVNHIGLIIFLIGGMLRFVPGMYLNETIWIREGETRAVPGTDNEYFIKNENFIMETYDKEKDKEVFSEAIEKNGDVAKNFQTDVVLYKESGERLPGQEVERTAEKEESIRVNHPLKFGNYAVYQTSYKLDELTSMSFTLDKKDTGEQHGAFTVDLMDPEEEYALDDGYKVKLKGYYPDFSGFDKKGEPQTASPLPNNPAFLFELFSPEKPDGEVAFIGIQKNLEPLGENDYKLSFAGIDSRDISALTFSKDLTLWILAVGGAIFMIGVIQGAYWHHRRIWLRKSEDGIIVAGHTNKNWHGLKHEISHILDGTGIEEPKDQQESKEARGKKDVDNNGRMEQ; this is encoded by the coding sequence ATGAAAGAGATCAAATGCGTATGCGGTCACGTCAATCCCAATGGAACGGTCCTGTGTGAATCGTGTGGACGGGCCCTTACAGAAGAGGCAAAAAAAGAAAAGCTGCATGATATGCGCTATGAGGGAAGTGCGAGGCGTTCTCAAACCTACAGTAAATCCATCATCGATAAGATCTGGAACTTCTTTTCATCCGTCAAGGTGGGTGTATGGCTCATCGTCCTTACGCTCATTGCTTCAGCTTTGGGCACCGTGCTGCCCCAGGAAGAATACATACCCGGAGGAAGGCCGCCGGAAGAGTTCTACGGAGATGTATACGGGTTCTTCGGAGACCTGTACTATACGCTTGGATTCCATGATCTCTACAGTTCATGGTGGTATCTTCTCCTTGTCGCTTCCATCGGAGTATCCCTCGTCATCTGCAGTCTCGACAGGGTGATCCCCCTTCACAGGGCCCTCAAGAATCAAAGGGTCGACCGGCATGAAGGATTCCTGAAGAGACAGAGATTCTACGGAAAGACAGTGGCTTCAAGCATTGAGCCTACAGCTATGGATGATGTAAAGAAGAGATTATCAGATAAGAAGTATAAGATAAGGGAAAAAGATGGAAGCATCCTTGCAGAAAAGAATCGATTCTCGCGCTGGGGTCCCTATGTGAACCACATTGGGCTGATCATCTTTCTCATAGGCGGCATGCTCCGCTTTGTCCCTGGAATGTATTTGAATGAAACCATATGGATCCGTGAAGGCGAGACCCGGGCGGTACCTGGCACGGACAATGAATATTTCATCAAGAACGAAAACTTCATCATGGAAACCTATGATAAAGAAAAAGACAAAGAAGTGTTCAGTGAAGCCATCGAGAAGAATGGAGATGTCGCAAAGAATTTCCAGACCGATGTGGTCCTCTATAAGGAGTCAGGAGAACGCCTTCCGGGACAGGAAGTGGAACGGACCGCTGAGAAAGAAGAGTCCATCCGGGTGAATCATCCTTTGAAATTCGGAAACTATGCGGTTTATCAGACAAGCTATAAGCTTGATGAACTGACAAGCATGAGCTTCACACTGGATAAAAAGGACACGGGTGAGCAGCACGGGGCGTTCACCGTCGATCTGATGGATCCAGAGGAAGAGTACGCCCTTGACGATGGCTATAAAGTGAAACTCAAAGGCTATTATCCTGATTTTTCAGGATTTGATAAAAAGGGCGAGCCTCAAACTGCCTCTCCGCTACCAAATAACCCGGCATTCTTGTTCGAGTTGTTCTCACCAGAAAAGCCGGATGGAGAAGTGGCCTTCATCGGAATCCAGAAAAATCTAGAACCCCTTGGGGAGAATGATTATAAGCTGTCGTTCGCCGGCATCGACTCCAGGGATATCTCAGCCCTGACGTTCTCAAAGGACCTGACGCTTTGGATCCTGGCAGTCGGGGGAGCCATCTTCATGATCGGAGTCATCCAGGGGGCGTATTGGCATCACCGGAGAATCTGGCTTAGAAAGTCCGAGGACGGCATCATCGTTGCAGGGCATACAAATAAAAACTGGCATGGCCTCAAGCATGAAATCAGCCATATCCTTGATGGGACAGGCATAGAGGAACCGAAAGATCAACAAGAATCGAAAGAAGCTAGGGGGAAAAAGGATGTCGACAACAATGGCAGAATGGAGCAGTAA
- a CDS encoding D-alanyl-D-alanine carboxypeptidase family protein yields MKGNNRKVYIYSILVVVLLFSLVSGKVQAAPSVSSQRAILMDQETGRVLYEKDADEKSRIASITKIMTAILAVESGKLDRDVTVPDDAVRTEGSSLYLKAGEKIKLEDLVYGLMLRSGNDAAVTIADYVGGSLDGFVYMMNEKAREIGMENTHFSNPHGLDDHEDHYSTARDMAILTRYAMKNERYAEIAGTKLHTAPNPEEKWDRKWKNKNRLLTELYKYSTGGKTGFTKRAKRTLVSTASKDGEDLIAVTLNGPDDWNDHISMFEYGFKQYDYKIVIAKGKIENIDDPVYQGHVHVDRDAVLTLQKNEVDGVRVEYRMLKPEKKWADGKGAPDIVGNALVYLDDEQVDSLPVYFESVAKPEKKSWWKLWAGSIQSVLGVNRNG; encoded by the coding sequence GTGAAGGGGAATAATCGCAAAGTCTACATATACAGCATCCTGGTCGTTGTCCTCTTGTTCTCATTGGTTTCAGGAAAGGTACAGGCTGCTCCATCTGTCAGTTCACAGCGGGCGATACTCATGGATCAGGAAACGGGCAGGGTCCTGTATGAAAAGGATGCAGATGAAAAGAGCCGGATTGCAAGTATCACTAAAATCATGACAGCGATCCTGGCAGTGGAATCCGGGAAGCTTGACCGTGATGTAACGGTTCCGGATGATGCCGTCCGAACAGAAGGATCCTCGCTTTACCTGAAAGCGGGGGAGAAAATCAAACTGGAAGACCTTGTATACGGGCTGATGCTGAGGTCGGGGAATGATGCGGCTGTCACCATTGCAGACTACGTGGGAGGGAGTCTTGACGGGTTCGTCTATATGATGAATGAAAAAGCCCGGGAAATCGGCATGGAAAACACCCATTTTTCCAATCCGCATGGGCTGGATGATCACGAAGATCACTATTCAACAGCAAGGGATATGGCGATTCTGACACGGTACGCCATGAAGAATGAGCGTTATGCCGAGATTGCCGGCACCAAGCTCCATACAGCACCTAATCCTGAAGAGAAATGGGACAGGAAGTGGAAGAATAAGAACAGACTTTTGACGGAGCTTTATAAATACAGCACCGGTGGGAAGACCGGCTTCACCAAAAGGGCGAAACGGACGCTTGTCTCCACGGCCTCTAAAGACGGAGAGGACTTGATCGCCGTTACATTGAATGGGCCGGATGATTGGAATGACCATATCTCCATGTTCGAGTATGGATTCAAGCAGTATGACTATAAAATCGTCATTGCGAAGGGGAAAATCGAAAACATCGATGACCCCGTCTATCAGGGGCACGTCCATGTGGACAGGGATGCGGTCCTGACTCTTCAAAAGAACGAAGTGGATGGTGTCAGGGTGGAGTACAGGATGCTGAAGCCTGAGAAGAAATGGGCTGATGGAAAGGGGGCGCCTGATATCGTGGGGAATGCCCTCGTCTATCTGGACGATGAACAAGTGGACTCTCTCCCGGTCTACTTTGAATCCGTCGCAAAACCCGAGAAGAAAAGCTGGTGGAAGCTATGGGCCGGCTCCATTCAATCGGTCCTTGGCGTGAACAGAAATGGTTAA
- the scpB gene encoding SMC-Scp complex subunit ScpB: MDKRNWKAILESLLFAAGDEGLSLKQVCSVLDIPEDEALNRMNELKEWYVDRGIAVVEIAGAYQLATKKEHAEYLKKLVESPNVSLLSQAALETLAIIAYKQPITRAEIEQIRGVKTERPVQTLTSKGLVKEVGRAEGTGRAYLFGTTKEFLDYFGLKSIEELPPLPDHVQEEFADEEADLFFEKFQETLDSNE; this comes from the coding sequence TTGGACAAACGTAATTGGAAAGCCATCCTCGAAAGCCTGCTTTTCGCAGCCGGAGACGAAGGTCTTTCCCTGAAACAGGTCTGCTCGGTATTGGACATACCGGAAGACGAAGCGTTGAACAGAATGAATGAATTGAAAGAATGGTACGTCGACCGCGGGATTGCAGTCGTTGAAATTGCAGGTGCCTATCAGCTCGCTACTAAAAAAGAACATGCTGAATACCTCAAAAAGCTGGTGGAGTCACCGAATGTGAGCCTTCTGTCCCAGGCGGCACTTGAAACCCTGGCCATCATCGCGTACAAACAGCCTATCACCCGTGCTGAAATCGAACAGATCCGCGGGGTCAAAACGGAACGTCCCGTACAAACGCTGACATCGAAGGGGCTTGTGAAAGAGGTGGGGCGAGCAGAAGGGACAGGCAGGGCCTATCTGTTCGGGACGACGAAAGAATTCCTCGATTATTTCGGATTGAAGAGCATAGAAGAGCTTCCGCCACTGCCCGATCACGTACAAGAAGAATTTGCAGATGAGGAAGCAGATCTGTTTTTTGAAAAATTCCAGGAAACACTGGATAGCAACGAATGA